The following coding sequences are from one Buchnera aphidicola (Nippolachnus piri) window:
- a CDS encoding integration host factor subunit beta gives MTKSELFERISIQKTYILSKNIEKIVKNILEYMSQSLETGKRIEIRGFGSFSLHYRYARIGRNPKTGEKVNLKGKYVPHFKPGKQLRERINIAYQKMK, from the coding sequence ATGACAAAGTCTGAATTATTTGAACGTATATCAATACAAAAAACATATATTTTATCTAAAAATATTGAAAAAATTGTAAAAAATATTTTAGAATATATGTCTCAATCTTTAGAAACTGGAAAAAGAATTGAAATTAGAGGTTTTGGGAGTTTTTCTTTACATTATCGATATGCGCGTATCGGAAGAAATCCTAAAACTGGGGAAAAAGTTAATTTAAAAGGAAAATATGTACCTCATTTTAAACCAGGAAAACAATTACGTGAACGTATTAATATTGCATATCAAAAAATGAAATAA
- the rpsA gene encoding 30S ribosomal protein S1 translates to MTLSFDQLFKKSLKNIQTRPGSIIPGVILSIEKDTVLVDAGLKSESWIPIEQFKNTQGHLEIKIGDVVDVSLDAIEDGFGETALSRDKAKRHESWLCLEDAYEKKSIVLGVINGKVKGGFTVELNDIRAFLPGSLVDIRPIRETHHLEGKELEFRVIKLDQKRNNVVVSRRAVIECENSIERLELLKNLQEGMIIKGIVKNLTDYGAFIDLGGVDGLLHITDMAWKRVKHPSEIVNIGDDIQIKVLKFDKEKTRVSLGLKQLGIDPWINLSKKYPLGLKVNGKVTNLTDYGCFVELEEGVEGLVHVSEMDWTNKNIHPSKVVKTQEKVQVTVLDIDEERRRISLGIKQCKKNPWKEFSEKYKKGHKVSGRIKSITDFGIFIGLEGGIDGLVHLSDISWGKINDSIIKKYKKGDEIYAIVLQVDSERERISLGIKQLKEDPFNIFLLKNKKNTIINGIILKITEKIIIINLEKNLEGHIKILDMSAFLILNKQEKYKIGDTIQTKLIGFDRKNRIIHLSLLLKKNKIIKEKVLKNITNNSKNDVSNVMTIAFKEAHNTE, encoded by the coding sequence ATGACACTTTCTTTTGATCAATTATTTAAGAAATCTTTAAAAAATATTCAAACTCGTCCTGGTTCTATTATTCCTGGAGTAATTTTATCTATAGAAAAAGATACTGTTTTAGTCGACGCTGGTTTAAAATCAGAATCTTGGATTCCTATTGAACAATTTAAAAATACTCAAGGTCACTTAGAAATTAAAATTGGAGATGTTGTAGATGTTTCTTTAGATGCTATTGAAGATGGTTTCGGGGAAACAGCATTATCTCGAGATAAAGCTAAAAGACACGAATCATGGTTATGTTTAGAAGATGCATATGAAAAAAAATCTATAGTATTAGGTGTGATTAATGGAAAAGTCAAAGGAGGTTTTACAGTTGAATTAAATGATATTAGAGCTTTTTTACCTGGTTCTTTAGTAGATATTCGTCCTATAAGAGAAACTCATCATTTAGAAGGTAAAGAATTAGAATTTCGAGTTATTAAATTAGATCAAAAAAGAAATAATGTAGTAGTCTCAAGACGTGCTGTTATAGAATGCGAAAATAGTATAGAACGTTTAGAGCTATTAAAAAATTTACAAGAAGGTATGATTATTAAAGGTATTGTAAAAAATTTAACTGATTATGGCGCATTTATTGACTTAGGTGGTGTTGATGGTTTATTACATATTACAGATATGGCTTGGAAACGCGTTAAACATCCTAGTGAAATTGTAAATATAGGTGATGATATTCAAATTAAAGTATTAAAATTTGATAAAGAAAAAACACGTGTTTCTTTAGGATTAAAACAATTAGGTATTGATCCTTGGATTAATCTTTCAAAAAAATATCCTTTAGGATTAAAAGTAAATGGAAAAGTAACAAATTTAACTGATTACGGTTGTTTTGTAGAATTAGAAGAAGGAGTTGAAGGGTTAGTACATGTTTCTGAAATGGATTGGACTAATAAAAATATTCATCCTTCTAAAGTAGTGAAAACCCAAGAAAAAGTACAAGTAACAGTATTAGATATTGATGAAGAAAGACGAAGAATCTCTTTAGGAATTAAGCAATGCAAAAAAAATCCTTGGAAAGAATTTTCAGAAAAATATAAAAAAGGACACAAAGTTTCCGGAAGAATTAAATCTATTACAGATTTTGGAATTTTTATAGGATTAGAAGGTGGAATCGATGGTCTAGTACATTTATCAGATATTTCTTGGGGAAAAATTAATGATTCTATTATTAAAAAATATAAAAAAGGTGATGAAATTTATGCTATTGTTCTACAAGTCGATTCTGAAAGAGAAAGAATTTCTTTAGGTATTAAACAATTAAAAGAAGATCCATTTAATATTTTTTTATTAAAAAATAAAAAAAATACAATTATTAATGGAATTATTTTAAAAATTACAGAAAAAATTATAATAATTAATTTAGAAAAAAATCTTGAAGGACATATAAAAATTTTAGATATGTCAGCTTTTTTAATTTTAAATAAACAAGAAAAATATAAAATTGGAGATACTATTCAAACTAAACTTATAGGATTTGATCGAAAAAATAGAATTATTCATTTATCTTTACTTTTAAAAAAAAATAAAATTATTAAAGAAAAAGTTTTAAAAAATATTACAAATAATTCTAAAAATGATGTTTCAAACGTTATGACTATAGCATTTAAAGAAGCTCATAATACAGAATAA
- the serC gene encoding 3-phosphoserine/phosphohydroxythreonine transaminase, with product MKIYNFNPGPSVLPKEILLKLQKNFQNYKNNNFSILEISHRSKYFINYAEIVEKDLRDLLNIPQEYNILFSQGGARGQFSAIPLNLLKKYEKADYINSGFWSYASFLEAKKFCHPKVINIKYLNNKNYQSLKPMKDWKIHLDSKYIHYCPNETIEGISIFEEPIFSNKIIIGDFSSTILSKKINIKKYGMIYASAQKNIGPAGLTIIIIRKDLVLKTKQKIPSILNYKILSKTKSMFNTPPIFCWYVAGLMFKWLKKKGGILKIEKKNILKSKMLYEYIDSTEFYYNLVNIQNRSLMNITFFLKINTLTIIFLKKAEKKGLYGLKGHFIHGGIRASIYNSMPKKGIISLIKFMKYFEKKFG from the coding sequence ATGAAAATTTATAATTTTAATCCAGGACCATCAGTTCTTCCTAAAGAAATTTTATTAAAACTTCAAAAAAATTTTCAAAATTACAAAAATAATAATTTTTCAATTTTAGAAATTAGTCATCGAAGTAAATATTTTATTAATTATGCTGAAATAGTAGAAAAAGATTTAAGAGATTTATTAAATATTCCACAAGAATACAATATTTTATTTAGTCAAGGAGGTGCTAGAGGTCAATTTTCTGCTATTCCTTTAAATTTATTAAAAAAATATGAAAAAGCTGATTATATAAATAGTGGTTTTTGGTCTTATGCTTCTTTTTTAGAAGCTAAAAAATTTTGTCATCCTAAAGTAATTAATATAAAATATTTAAATAATAAAAATTATCAAAGTTTAAAACCTATGAAAGATTGGAAAATTCATTTAGATAGTAAATATATACATTATTGTCCAAATGAAACTATTGAAGGAATTAGTATTTTCGAAGAACCTATATTTTCAAATAAAATAATAATTGGAGATTTTTCTTCAACAATTTTATCTAAAAAAATTAATATTAAAAAATATGGTATGATTTATGCTAGTGCACAAAAAAATATAGGTCCAGCTGGTTTAACAATAATAATTATTAGAAAAGATTTAGTTTTAAAAACTAAACAAAAAATACCTTCGATCTTAAATTATAAAATTTTATCTAAAACAAAATCTATGTTTAATACGCCTCCCATCTTTTGTTGGTATGTTGCTGGTTTAATGTTTAAATGGTTAAAAAAAAAAGGAGGAATTCTAAAAATTGAAAAAAAAAATATTTTAAAATCTAAAATGTTATATGAATATATTGATTCTACTGAATTTTATTATAATTTAGTCAATATTCAAAATCGTTCATTAATGAATATAACTTTTTTTTTAAAAATTAATACTTTAACAATTATTTTTCTAAAAAAAGCCGAAAAAAAAGGTTTATATGGATTAAAAGGACATTTTATACATGGAGGTATTAGAGCATCTATTTATAATTCTATGCCTAAAAAAGGTATTATTTCATTAATAAAATTTATGAAATATTTTGAAAAAAAATTTGGTTAA
- the aroA gene encoding 3-phosphoshikimate 1-carboxyvinyltransferase gives MKKKLCLPPINFVSGEIFLPGSKSISNRVLLLSALSSGTTILKNILYSDDVKYMLSALKKLGIVYKLTKQNTECQISGSLKKFIKQKNKILYLGNAGTAMRPLTAILSLNNKNIILTGDLQMQKRPINHLVDALRQGGVNIQYLKNINYPPIQITGNFIGGIIKVNGTISSQFLSSLLLMAPLAPKETNIFIKGNLVSKPYIDLTIKLIKKFGVKIKILKNYIHFQISGNQIYKTPKKYFIEGDATSATYFLAAAAIKGGTVTVHGLPKNSIQGDKNFYKVLKKMGANIRWENNSIICTRNFLTGITIDLNDMPDAAMTIAILGVFTDTPVKILNIYNWRVKETDRLKAMSTELKKIGAKVIEGKDFLYISRPKKIFSSEIETYNDHRIAMCFSLIALAEIKIIILNPQCVNKTFPKFFKKFSTLYQKKKIL, from the coding sequence ATGAAAAAAAAATTATGTTTACCTCCTATAAATTTTGTTTCTGGTGAAATATTTTTACCTGGTTCTAAAAGTATTTCTAATCGTGTTTTATTATTATCGGCTTTATCTTCAGGTACTACAATTCTAAAAAATATTTTATATAGTGATGATGTTAAATACATGTTATCTGCATTAAAAAAATTAGGTATTGTTTATAAATTAACTAAACAAAATACTGAATGTCAAATTTCTGGTTCTTTAAAAAAATTTATAAAACAAAAAAATAAAATTTTATATTTAGGAAATGCGGGAACTGCCATGAGGCCTTTAACTGCTATTTTATCTTTAAATAATAAAAATATTATTCTAACTGGCGATTTACAAATGCAAAAAAGACCTATTAATCATTTAGTAGATGCATTACGCCAAGGAGGTGTGAATATTCAATATTTAAAAAATATTAATTATCCTCCTATTCAAATTACAGGAAATTTTATTGGTGGAATAATTAAAGTAAACGGAACAATTTCAAGTCAATTTTTAAGTTCATTATTACTTATGGCTCCTTTAGCTCCTAAAGAAACAAATATTTTTATTAAAGGAAATTTAGTTTCTAAACCATATATTGATTTAACAATAAAATTAATTAAAAAATTTGGTGTTAAAATTAAAATTTTAAAAAATTATATACATTTTCAAATTTCTGGAAATCAAATATACAAAACTCCTAAAAAATACTTTATAGAAGGAGATGCTACTTCTGCTACATATTTTTTAGCTGCAGCTGCTATTAAAGGGGGAACTGTTACTGTTCATGGACTCCCTAAAAATAGTATTCAAGGAGACAAAAATTTTTATAAAGTTTTAAAAAAAATGGGAGCAAATATTCGATGGGAAAATAACTCAATAATTTGTACACGTAATTTTTTAACTGGAATAACAATAGATTTAAATGATATGCCAGATGCAGCAATGACAATAGCTATTTTAGGGGTATTTACAGATACTCCTGTTAAAATTTTAAACATATATAATTGGCGAGTAAAAGAAACAGATAGATTAAAAGCAATGAGTACAGAATTAAAAAAAATAGGAGCAAAAGTAATTGAAGGAAAAGATTTTTTATATATATCACGTCCAAAGAAAATTTTTTCTTCCGAAATTGAAACTTATAACGATCATCGAATTGCCATGTGTTTTTCATTAATTGCATTAGCAGAAATCAAAATTATCATCTTGAATCCTCAATGTGTAAATAAAACTTTTCCAAAATTTTTTAAAAAATTTTCTACTTTATATCAAAAGAAAAAAATTTTATAA